The window CTGATGGTGTTCAGCGGCGATCAGCGGGCGGCGTTCAATGAATTGTCCCGTCAGTTCGAAAAGGAAAATCCCGACATCAATGTACGCTGGCTGGCTTACGACGAGGACGCTTATAAAGGCGGCATTGAGCGCTGGCTGAGCAAGAACGAGCCCGCAGATGTGCTGTATTGGCAGGCGGGAGAACGGTTGCTGCAGTATGTGCGTCAAGGGTTTGTGGAGCCCATCGACGATCTGTGGCGGGCGCAGAACTTTGACGCGGATTACACCGACGCGATCAAAGACACCGTGTCCTGGCGCGGGCGTGTGTATGCGGTTCCCTATTCTTACTATCAATGGGGACTTTATTACCGCCAGTCCCTGTTTCGCCGTCTGGGTTTGCAACCGCCGCAAGACTGGGACGGCTTGCTGAAAATGTGCGGCGACATGCGCAAAGCCGGCGTCGCTCCCTTCACCATCGGCACCCATTATCACTGGACCGCCGCCGCCTGGTTCGACTATCTCAACTTGCGCATCAACGGCCTGGCCTTTCACCGGGAGCTGACCAGCGGTCTCGCCTCCTACATGGACCCGCGCGTGCGCGATGTCTTCGAACATTGGAAAACCCTGTTGGACAAAGACTGTTTTATCGACCACAAGCTGCATCGGGAGTGGGATTGGAAACAGTCGCTGCCTTTGCTTTATCGCGGACACGCGGGCATGTTGTTGATGGGTAATTTTTTCAGCAGCACGTTGCCGGAAGATCTGGCGGCGGACTTTCGCTTTGCGCCTTTCCCGATGATTAATCCCGACCTTCCACGTTACGAAGAGGCGCCGACGGATGTTTTTCTATTGCCTGTTAATTCCGTCAATAAAGAACCAGCGAAGAAGTTTCTGGCCTTTATCGGCAGGGCGGACGTGCAGGCGGCCCTGAATAATAAGGTCGGTAAAATCTCCACTAATCTGCGCGCTGCTCATGGCGACGATTACTTTATCCGCGTGGGGGCGGAATTACTGCAATCCGCTGCGGGCATCTCGCAGTTTTTTGATCGCGACTCTCCTAAAGCGATGGCGGATGAAGCGGTAAGAATTTTCACCGAATTTATGGTGGTGCGGGATATTGAGCGCACTCAGGCGGCGTTGGAGCGAGCGCGGCGGAAACACTACTAGCGTCTGTCGCCGACATGCCGTCGGGCGCTAGCAAATGCGCGGCAGCGGGTCGCCGCTGCGCCAGTCCACCACTCTTTCTCCACCGAACCCCGTACGCAAGCGCACCAGGCGGCGCTCGTCCTCAATGACTTCGCCGATGATGGCGGCGTCGCAGCCTTTCGGGTGTGACTGCATTACCTGGAGCAGGGCGTCCGCCCGTTCCGGCGCACAGAAAGCGACTAATTTGCCTTCGTTGGCCACGTATAAAGGATCAAGCCCCAGGAACTCACAGGCGGCGCGCACTTCCTGTCGAACGGGAATGGCTTTCTCATGTAAACGCATGCCCACATTCGCCTGCTGCGATATTTCGTTGAGGGTCGCCGCCAGGCCGCCGCGGGTGGGATCGCGCATGCAATGTATATCCGGCGCAACGGCGACCATCGCCGCCACCAGATCTTGCAGGCTTTGGCTGTCGGAGCGCAGATTGGCTTCAAAGGTCAGATTTTCCCGTTGCGACAGGATCGTGACGCCATGATCGCCAAGGAAACCGTTAACCAGAATTTTGTCCCCCGCCGCCACCCGCGCCGCGCTGCAATGAACCTCATCCGGCAGGCGGCCGACGCCGGTGGTGGTGATGAAGACGCCGTCGCCTTTGCCCCGCTCCACCACTTTGGTGTCGCCAGTCACAATGGCTACGCCTGCTTCCTGTGCGGCGGCGGCCATAGATAAAACGATGCGGCGCAGATCGCGCAGAGGAAAACCTTCTTCCAGAATGAAGGCGGCGGACAGATACAGTGGCGTCGCGCCGGACATGCAAACGTCGTTCACCGTACCGTGCACCGCCAGGGCGCCGATATCGCCGCCGGGGAAGAACAAAGGGGAGATTACGTGGCTGTCGGTGGTCATGACCATGCGTCCCGGAGCGGCCTGGAAACAGGCCTGATCATCGCCGGCGCGCAGCAACGGATTATCGAAGGCCTGCAGGAACAGATCCTCAATCAGACGGCGCATCGCGCGTCCGCCGCCGCCGTGGATCATTTCCACGCAGCCGTGGGAGAAATCGTTGTCCAGACTCATCAGCGGGTATGTCCGTAGCTGAAATGGGCGGCGCAAGCGCCTTCGGAAGACACCATGCAGGCGCCGATGGGATTGTCGGGGGTGCACAGGGTGGCGAACAGTTTGCAGTCCGTCGGCGATTTGGCGCCGCGCAGCACCGCAGGACACTCGCAGGCTCTGTTTTCCCTGGCGTCGCTGGGGCTCAGCTCGAATCGCGCTTCAGCGTCGAAATCCGCGAATTCCGGCCTGATCTCCAGGGCGCTGTGCGGCATCCAGCCCAGGCCGCGCCATTCGAAACGGTCGCGCAGGGTCATGGTTTGCGCCACCATGGATTGGGCCTTGGCGTTGCCGCAAGCGGTGACTGCTCTTGAATACTGGTTTTCTACTTCATAGCGATTTTCGTTGCACTGGCGCACCAGCAGAAGGATCGCATGAAGGACGTCGAGCGGCTCGAAGCCGGCGATGACAATCGGCGTGTGATAGCGTTGGGCCAGGGATTCATAAGCGCCACCGCCGGTGATCACGCTGACGTGGCCGGGGCCGACCAGCCCTTCAATGATACGCTCGCCAGCCTGTTGCGCGGGCTCCAGGATGCCGGTGATCGCCGGAGGCGTCAGCACATGGTTGCAGAAAACGGAAAAATTCTTCAGCGCCAGTTGGCGCGCTTTCAGCAGCACTGCGGCGGTGGGCGGCGTCGTGGTTTCAAAACCGATAGCGAAAAACACCACCTGGCGTTGCGGATTTTCCTGGGCGATGCGCAAGGCGTCCGCCGGGGAGTACAACATACGCACGTCGGCGCCTTGGGCTTTCGCTTTCAACAGGCTGGTGCGATGGGCGCCGGGAACCCGCAGCATGTCTCCGTAACTGCACAGAATGACCTGATGTCGCACCGCCAGCTCGATGGCGGCGTCGATGCGCGCCATAGGAAGCACGCAAACCGGACAGCCGGGTCCGTGAATCATGTTCACATTGGCGGGCAGCAGGTCCGGTATGCCATAGCGGAACAGCGTGTGGGTGTGGCCGCCGCAGAATTCCATGAAGCGATAGCGTCTTCCCGGATCGGCTTCAGCGTGAATGCGGCGCGCCACTTCGGCGGCGTAATCGCCGTTACGGAATTCGTCGATATATTTCATCGGTCGCCGTCCTCGCTGGACTCCAGACTTGCGCCCAGCTCCTCTTGCAGCGCCTGCATCTCGTCAAAAAGCGCCAGGGTGCGTAATGCTTCGTCCTCGTCGATTTTACTGAGCGCGTAACCCACGTGAAGGATGACGTAATCGCCGACACGTACGTCGTCCACCAGCGCCAGGGAGATGCGTTTTTTCAGGCCGCCGATGTCCACCAGGGCTTCGTCGTCGTCCAGCAGGCTTTCTACCTGCACCGGTATAGCTAGACACATGGGGTGGGGTCCGTTTCTGTCTGAACAATGGAGTGGGTTTTGGGCGCATGTGCGTTGAGGTAAGCATACCAGACCTGCCCCAGACTGATCCCGCTGTCGTTGGGCGGTAGTTGGCGGGGGATGTGAACCTGCATGCCTCGTGTGCGTAATTCGGCCATGAGCGATTCACGCAGGATGCGATTAAGGAAACAGCCGCCGCCCAGCACAATGGTATTTACGCCCGTCTTGGCGCGAGCGTTGTCCACCCAGGCCAGCAGTCCGCGCACCAGGACGTCGTGGAACAGACGCGCGCCGGCGTGCGGGGCGCAGTCAATCAAAGCCTCCAGCAGAGGATAAAGATCCAAAGCGCCTTGAGAAGTAATCTCAAACAAGGGCGGCGCCTCTGGCGTTGGCGCTGTCTGTCGGCATAAGGCTTCCAGTGCGATCGCCGCATGGGCTTCGTAGTCGATGTGGCGACGCACGCCGAGGATCGCCGCTGCGGCGTCGAAGTACCGTCCGGCGCTGCTGGTGAGGGGACAGTTGAGTTTCTTCGCCAGCATCTGACGCAGGATCGCGTAACCAGGGTGCGCGCCGAACAGGCGCTCTGCGTCCTGCTCACGTCCCCGTGACAGTAAGACGGCGGCGCCAAGACGCCAGGGCTCGTGCAC is drawn from Hahella sp. KA22 and contains these coding sequences:
- a CDS encoding ABC transporter substrate-binding protein, with protein sequence MSMQINPAQAQELKVALMVFSGDQRAAFNELSRQFEKENPDINVRWLAYDEDAYKGGIERWLSKNEPADVLYWQAGERLLQYVRQGFVEPIDDLWRAQNFDADYTDAIKDTVSWRGRVYAVPYSYYQWGLYYRQSLFRRLGLQPPQDWDGLLKMCGDMRKAGVAPFTIGTHYHWTAAAWFDYLNLRINGLAFHRELTSGLASYMDPRVRDVFEHWKTLLDKDCFIDHKLHREWDWKQSLPLLYRGHAGMLLMGNFFSSTLPEDLAADFRFAPFPMINPDLPRYEEAPTDVFLLPVNSVNKEPAKKFLAFIGRADVQAALNNKVGKISTNLRAAHGDDYFIRVGAELLQSAAGISQFFDRDSPKAMADEAVRIFTEFMVVRDIERTQAALERARRKHY
- the hypE gene encoding hydrogenase expression/formation protein HypE is translated as MSLDNDFSHGCVEMIHGGGGRAMRRLIEDLFLQAFDNPLLRAGDDQACFQAAPGRMVMTTDSHVISPLFFPGGDIGALAVHGTVNDVCMSGATPLYLSAAFILEEGFPLRDLRRIVLSMAAAAQEAGVAIVTGDTKVVERGKGDGVFITTTGVGRLPDEVHCSAARVAAGDKILVNGFLGDHGVTILSQRENLTFEANLRSDSQSLQDLVAAMVAVAPDIHCMRDPTRGGLAATLNEISQQANVGMRLHEKAIPVRQEVRAACEFLGLDPLYVANEGKLVAFCAPERADALLQVMQSHPKGCDAAIIGEVIEDERRLVRLRTGFGGERVVDWRSGDPLPRIC
- the hypD gene encoding hydrogenase formation protein HypD, with protein sequence MKYIDEFRNGDYAAEVARRIHAEADPGRRYRFMEFCGGHTHTLFRYGIPDLLPANVNMIHGPGCPVCVLPMARIDAAIELAVRHQVILCSYGDMLRVPGAHRTSLLKAKAQGADVRMLYSPADALRIAQENPQRQVVFFAIGFETTTPPTAAVLLKARQLALKNFSVFCNHVLTPPAITGILEPAQQAGERIIEGLVGPGHVSVITGGGAYESLAQRYHTPIVIAGFEPLDVLHAILLLVRQCNENRYEVENQYSRAVTACGNAKAQSMVAQTMTLRDRFEWRGLGWMPHSALEIRPEFADFDAEARFELSPSDARENRACECPAVLRGAKSPTDCKLFATLCTPDNPIGACMVSSEGACAAHFSYGHTR
- a CDS encoding HypC/HybG/HupF family hydrogenase formation chaperone, with the protein product MCLAIPVQVESLLDDDEALVDIGGLKKRISLALVDDVRVGDYVILHVGYALSKIDEDEALRTLALFDEMQALQEELGASLESSEDGDR